The following coding sequences are from one Rutidosis leptorrhynchoides isolate AG116_Rl617_1_P2 chromosome 11, CSIRO_AGI_Rlap_v1, whole genome shotgun sequence window:
- the LOC139877297 gene encoding uncharacterized protein isoform X1, whose product MPSMPYSTGYLKATSNSRAHSQGFCMETSGASGTFRGCKAIHVSVGECCLVLVDVTGYLIPIQHISYFFYFLVVKKGFIFFFSELMPFLLYLQQFSDFECVDVSSILYFICFFLFLTGFLIWLSLFLLLFISVIVDDHCCEFLQLATLARDRTRLVRDRTRLV is encoded by the exons ATGCCTTCTATGCCTTATTCCACTG GATATCTCAAAGCAACCTCCAACTCAAGAGCTCATAGCCAAGGATTTTGCATGGAAACAAGTGGAGCTTCAGGCACATTTCGCG GTTGCAAGGCTATACACGTATCTGTTGGTGAGTGTTGCTTGGTGTTGGTTGACGTCACCGGCTATCTGATACCTATCCAACACATTAGTTATTTCTTCTATTTTTTGGTTGTGAAAAAgggtttcatcttcttcttcagtgAGCTTATGCCGTTCCTCCTTTACCTACAACAGTTTTCTGATTTTGAATGTGTTGATGTTTCTAGTATCCTTTATTTCATCTGTTTTTTTTTATTCCTGACTGGGTTTCTTATTTGGTTATCATTGTTTCTTCTGCTGTTTATTTCAGTTATTGTCGACGACCATTGTTGTGAGTTTCTTCAG TTGGCTACTCTGGCTAGAGATAGGACGAGATTGGTTAGAGATAGGACAAGATTGGTGTAA
- the LOC139877297 gene encoding uncharacterized protein isoform X2 has translation MPSMPYSTGYLKATSNSRAHSQGFCMETSGASGTFRGCKAIHVSVGECCLVLVDVTGYLIPIQHISYFFYFLVVKKGFIFFFIIVDDHCCEFLQLATLARDRTRLVRDRTRLV, from the exons ATGCCTTCTATGCCTTATTCCACTG GATATCTCAAAGCAACCTCCAACTCAAGAGCTCATAGCCAAGGATTTTGCATGGAAACAAGTGGAGCTTCAGGCACATTTCGCG GTTGCAAGGCTATACACGTATCTGTTGGTGAGTGTTGCTTGGTGTTGGTTGACGTCACCGGCTATCTGATACCTATCCAACACATTAGTTATTTCTTCTATTTTTTGGTTGTGAAAAAgggtttcatcttcttcttca TTATTGTCGACGACCATTGTTGTGAGTTTCTTCAG TTGGCTACTCTGGCTAGAGATAGGACGAGATTGGTTAGAGATAGGACAAGATTGGTGTAA